The Fusobacterium russii ATCC 25533 region ATAACAGGACAAATTACGGCACATAACAGGACAAATTACGGCATACAGGTCTTTTTTATTGACAAGTCCTGTTATATATGTTATTATTCCTTTATATATCAATATAACAGGACAAATTACGGCACATAAAAAGGAGCTTTTATGGAAGAGAAAAAACAAAGTTATAATTTGGTTGAATTTAATAGTCAAATGAATAAAGTGGCATTTCATAATTTTAAGGCTATTGACTTAGATTTATTTATGGCTATTTGTTATAGAATGAAAAGAAAAGGAACTATACTTGTTAATTTATCCTTTGATGAAGTTTTAGACTTATTACCTAGTGTTAAGAACACAATAAAAAGAGATAATTCAAAGTTAGAAAAAACTTTAAAATCTATGTATAAAAAACTATTAAATTTAAGTTTTTCTTTTGAGAACGCTAAAGAATATGTTGAATTTGTGCTTTTTACTAAATTTAGAGTTGATAAAGAAAAGAAAAATATTGAAATTAAAGTTAATGAAGAGTTTAGTTTTGTTTTAAATCAAATTGCTAAAGAATATACTGGAGTTGAACTTGAATATTTTTCTAATTTTAAAAGTGTTTATTCTAAACATTTATATAAAATATTAAAGCAATTTCAAAATGAAAAAAAGAGAGATAAACACTGGTGTGAACTTCAAATGGAAGATTTTAGAAATAGGCTTGATGTTCCTAAAAGTTATAAAATTGAGGATTTAAATAAAAGAGTTTTAAAGCCTATTCAAGAAGATATTGGAGCTGTCTTACAAAATTTTACGATAGAAAAGAAAAAGAACGGTAAAACAATAGTTGCATATAGATTTAGTTGGACTACTGGAAAACAGAAAATTAAGAATGTTGAAGCTGAAACAATAGAAATATGTGAAATAGAACGATATTGGTTTGATAACTTTCCCGGAGTGAATTATACTAAGAAGCACAAAGAAATAATTGATAAATTAAAGAAAAATAATAGTTTAATGTATATTAAAAATTATCTTCAGGAACAATGGGACTTTGTGGAAAATAATCCAGCCATTGAAAATAAACCTGCATACTTCTCACAATTAATACTTGAAGAAAAAGCTGTATTTAAGGATTATGAAGCATTAAATAAAAAAGAATATATTAATCCGGAAGAAGA contains the following coding sequences:
- a CDS encoding replication initiation protein is translated as MEEKKQSYNLVEFNSQMNKVAFHNFKAIDLDLFMAICYRMKRKGTILVNLSFDEVLDLLPSVKNTIKRDNSKLEKTLKSMYKKLLNLSFSFENAKEYVEFVLFTKFRVDKEKKNIEIKVNEEFSFVLNQIAKEYTGVELEYFSNFKSVYSKHLYKILKQFQNEKKRDKHWCELQMEDFRNRLDVPKSYKIEDLNKRVLKPIQEDIGAVLQNFTIEKKKNGKTIVAYRFSWTTGKQKIKNVEAETIEICEIERYWFDNFPGVNYTKKHKEIIDKLKKNNSLMYIKNYLQEQWDFVENNPAIENKPAYFSQLILEEKAVFKDYEALNKKEYINPEEDKIQAESFVGTLFENIEKNIVIKEEIKEKIEIEQPALFITEITQEEYDFLYQGYLENNELKDDKIQRNIFKMMSFNKYKIVEKKEVKKVYTVDDIPAEKLLSKNGKKLVGAALQMKINKILEEMNNLK